Genomic window (Deltaproteobacteria bacterium):
CCGGAAATATTGTGGCCATCCGCCCCATGAAGGATGGCGTAATAGCTGACTTTGAAATAACAGAGGCCATGTTGCGTTATTTTATACGAAAGGTACACAATCGCCGGGCCCTGGTTCGGCCCCGGATCAACATAAGTGTACCTTCCGGAATTACGCAGGTTGAAAAACGAGCTGTTCGGGAATCCGCCGAGTCTGCAGGTGCAAGAGAGGTTTACCTCATTGAAGAGCCGATGGCGGCCGCTATTGGTGCAGGACTGCCGATTACGGAGCCCATTGCAAATATGGTAGTGGATATGGGTGGAGGTACTACGGAAGTAGCCGTCATTTCTTTGGCAGGGATTGTCCATAGTAAATCCGTTCGTGTAGCAGGCGATAAGATGGACAATGCCATTTTACAGTTTATTAAAAGGAAATATAATCTTTTGATTGGCGAGCATTCGGCGGAAAAAATCAAGATAGAACTGGGCGATGTTATGCCTGAACAACCTTATAAGGAGTTGGAGATAAAAGGCAGGGATCTGGTGTCAGGGGTGCCCAAGACCATAGCGATCAATTCGTCAGAAGTCCGTTCGGCTATAACAGAACAGATAGATACGATAGTCGATACAGTAAAAAATGTGCTTGAGCAGACACCCCCGGAATTGGCTGCTGACATAGTTGATAAAGGGATTGTCCTGACAGGAGGTATAGCCTTGCTGAAGAATCTGGATAAACTCCTGAGAGGGGAAACTCATCTTCCCATAATTATCGCCGATGATCCTTTATCCTCCGTGGTTTTGGGTGCTGGCATGTCCCTGGACAATCTTGATATCCTGAAAGAAGTTATGGTTCATTAATTCAGTCGGTTATATCTTTTTGGTTGCATATCGATTGTGCTTTTTCGCACCGCAAATTCAAAAAAGCGCTTGACGGCATATTTAGTCCTGGCCGTTGTGATTTTATTAATCTTTGTAGTTGTGGGCCTGCGTTTTGGTTCACCGGCCGTTGTATCTCCGATAAAATACTTTTTTGTGGACTTAACGGGCTATTTGCAAAAAGGTCTTTCCAGGCCAATGAGATGGGGGGGGAAATTATGGCGATCATATATAGCTCTTCAGGACGTTGAGTCAGAAAACAAGGCCCTTCGTCAAGAGGTGGTCCGGCTTCAGAAAGAAATCGGCCGGTACCGTGAGGCCTTCATCGCCAATGCCCGCCTTAAGAGGTTATTGGGAATGAAAGAGGAGGTCGGTGCTCCGGCAGTAACAGCCAATGTGGTCGGAGTGGATATTGCTCCGTGGTCGGCCATGATTACTGTGGATCGGGGACGAAAAGACGGGATAAAGCCTGGAATGGTGGTCCTGTCCGGAGCGGGTGTTGCGGGCCAGGTAATGGAGTCTTCACTCCATTTCAGTAAAGTTTTATTGTTGTCTGACTATAACAGCGCAGTGGCTGCATTTATACAACGAAATAGGGCCAGAGGCATTGTAAA
Coding sequences:
- a CDS encoding rod shape-determining protein (functions in MreBCD complex in some organisms) — its product is MFLGTLLGRFSSDLAIDLGTANTLVYVKGKGIVLREPSVVAVRKDVKANRVVAVGKDAKMMLGRTPGNIVAIRPMKDGVIADFEITEAMLRYFIRKVHNRRALVRPRINISVPSGITQVEKRAVRESAESAGAREVYLIEEPMAAAIGAGLPITEPIANMVVDMGGGTTEVAVISLAGIVHSKSVRVAGDKMDNAILQFIKRKYNLLIGEHSAEKIKIELGDVMPEQPYKELEIKGRDLVSGVPKTIAINSSEVRSAITEQIDTIVDTVKNVLEQTPPELAADIVDKGIVLTGGIALLKNLDKLLRGETHLPIIIADDPLSSVVLGAGMSLDNLDILKEVMVH
- a CDS encoding rod shape-determining protein MreC, yielding MSIVLFRTANSKKRLTAYLVLAVVILLIFVVVGLRFGSPAVVSPIKYFFVDLTGYLQKGLSRPMRWGGKLWRSYIALQDVESENKALRQEVVRLQKEIGRYREAFIANARLKRLLGMKEEVGAPAVTANVVGVDIAPWSAMITVDRGRKDGIKPGMVVLSGAGVAGQVMESSLHFSKVLLLSDYNSAVAAFIQRNRARGIVKGAGEGQCRLAYVEKAVDVEIGDRVITSGTDRIFPKGLLIGKVSSVAEGSISDLFQVITVTPAVDLKKIEEVVIIVTNQPFVESRH